The following is a genomic window from Saprospiraceae bacterium.
TTTTTCAAGAAGGGTAGTAGCCAGTAAAGTAAGTTCTTCTCTTTTTTCTATTAGCAATTCCTGAGCTCGCTTGTACTGCTCATCGATTAGTTTTCTTACTTCATCATCTATGAGCCTTGCCGTTTCATTGGAATAAGGTTTGTTAAACTGATCCTGTGACATAGCATAAAAAGATACATTACCTACATTATCATTCATACCATATATGGTGACCATGCCGTAGCCCATTTTAGTGACCTGATCGAGGTCATTTTGTGCTCCGGTAGAAATTTTGTCAAAAGTTATCTTTTCTGCAGCCCTACCGCCCAGAGTCATACACATACGATCCAGCAGTTGTTCTGTACGAATGATATATTCTTCTTTTGGAAGATATTGGGCATAGCCCAACGTACCCATACCTCGAGGAACAATAGTCACTTTGACCAATGGACTTGCGTGCTCGAGATACCAGCCACAGATGGCGTGGCCTGCTTCATGGAAGGCAATGATTTCCTTTTCCTTTGGTGAGATGAGTTTATTTTTCTTTTCAAGACCTCCAATCACTCTGTCCAGAGCATAATTAAAGTCATCCAGATCTACCTCCGTTTTATTTCTACGGGCAGCGATAAGGGCCGCTTCATTACATATGTTGGCGATGTCAGCACCCGCGAAACCCGGAGTCATCTCAGACAGGACTGCCGGATTAATATCAGGACCTACTTTTATGGACTTGAGGTGGACTTTAAATATTTCTTCACGACCGATGATGTCTGGCGGATCAATACCAATCTGTCTGTCAAATCTTCCCGGACGAAGCAATGCACTGTCCAGAATATCAGGTCTGTTGGTGGCAGCCATCATGATTACACCTTTGTCCGTACTGAATCCATCCATTTCCACAAGAAGTTGGTTCAGCGTGTTTTCTCTTTCGTCATTTCCACCCTGAATAGCATTTCGTCCTCTGGCTCTGCCTATGGCATCTATTTCATCGATGAATACAATACAAGGGGCTTTCTCCCTTGCTTGTTTGAAAAGATCTCTTACCCTTGATGCTCCAACACCGACAAACATCTCCACAAAATCGGAGCCAGATATAGAAAAAAACGGTACACCAGCCTCGCCGGCAACGGCTTTTGCCAGCAGTGTCTTTCCTGTGCCCGGAGGACCAACCAGAAGTACACCCTTAGGTATTTTTCCACCAAGTGAAGTATATTTTTTGGGGTTTTTAAGGAAGTCTACCACTTCCATGACTTCCACTTTGGCTTCCTGTAGTCCTGCTACATCGGCAAAAGTGATGTTGACCTTAGAGTTTTGGTCGAAAAGTGTAGCTTTTGATTTTCCTATATTGAAGATCTGACCACCCGGACCACCGGCGCCGCCACCGACACGTCGCATGATAAATAACCACAAACCTATCAACAATGCAAATGGTAGTATCCAACTGATGATCTGACCGATATAATTGGTCTCTGTCCTGTGTACGTAAGATATAGTATATCCTTGTGTTTTAAGGTCTTTAAGCATCGTTTCGAAGTTGCCTACATCGCCGATAGTAAATTTGAAGTGTGGATTATATCCATACAGTTTACTGTCTTTGAGTTTGGGGTAGTTAGCATCTATGACATTTTTTTTGATGAAGACATTGACTGTCTTTTCATTGATGATTTCTATTTTTTCGACTTCACCTTTTCTTGCTTTCTCTTCAAAATCATTGATATTGATGGTTTCTACCTGCGAATTAAAACTTACCCAAAAATTGATCCCGAATAGACCTAAGATGATAATGCCATAAATCCAATATGAATTTATGTTAAATTTATTAGGGTTGTTTTTATTCTCTGATGATTTATTTTCCTGATTATTATCCATTTACATTTTTTCAATTACGTTATTAAACACTTTAGACATAGAGTGGTTGCGATCGATAGTTATTTATTTGCTAAATATTTTCATACTGAGTTATTTTAGCATCACCCCACAGTTCTTCAATCTCATAAAACGATCGGGTTTCTGGATAAAATACATGAACCACAGTATCAAAAAAGTCTACAAGAATCCACTTTGCACCGTCCATACCTTCTGTGTGGTAGGGTTTTTGGCCTGTTTTCTCTTTGATTTTTTTTCCTATATTTTCAGATATTGCTTTCACCTGAGTGGAAGAATCTCCCTCGCAAATAATAAAATAATCTGCGGGAGCATCATCAAGTGAACGTAGATCCAGTTGTATGATGTTTTTACCTTTTATGTCTTGTAT
Proteins encoded in this region:
- the ftsH gene encoding ATP-dependent zinc metalloprotease FtsH, with product MDNNQENKSSENKNNPNKFNINSYWIYGIIILGLFGINFWVSFNSQVETININDFEEKARKGEVEKIEIINEKTVNVFIKKNVIDANYPKLKDSKLYGYNPHFKFTIGDVGNFETMLKDLKTQGYTISYVHRTETNYIGQIISWILPFALLIGLWLFIMRRVGGGAGGPGGQIFNIGKSKATLFDQNSKVNITFADVAGLQEAKVEVMEVVDFLKNPKKYTSLGGKIPKGVLLVGPPGTGKTLLAKAVAGEAGVPFFSISGSDFVEMFVGVGASRVRDLFKQAREKAPCIVFIDEIDAIGRARGRNAIQGGNDERENTLNQLLVEMDGFSTDKGVIMMAATNRPDILDSALLRPGRFDRQIGIDPPDIIGREEIFKVHLKSIKVGPDINPAVLSEMTPGFAGADIANICNEAALIAARRNKTEVDLDDFNYALDRVIGGLEKKNKLISPKEKEIIAFHEAGHAICGWYLEHASPLVKVTIVPRGMGTLGYAQYLPKEEYIIRTEQLLDRMCMTLGGRAAEKITFDKISTGAQNDLDQVTKMGYGMVTIYGMNDNVGNVSFYAMSQDQFNKPYSNETARLIDDEVRKLIDEQYKRAQELLIEKREELTLLATTLLEKEVLLKSDLERLIGPRPVPIDELAIKNSALA
- the rsfS gene encoding ribosome silencing factor, coding for MKKSLADSSNLNALIIDAIQDIKGKNIIQLDLRSLDDAPADYFIICEGDSSTQVKAISENIGKKIKEKTGQKPYHTEGMDGAKWILVDFFDTVVHVFYPETRSFYEIEELWGDAKITQYENI